From Hymenobacter sediminicola:
TAGCTGCGGGGTTGTTGCGTAGCTGTGCTGGAGGCCCAGTTCGTAACCGTAGCCACTTTCCGGAAGAAGGTTTGGGTCGCCGCCCTGGGGCCAGAACCGCTCATTTAGGGTAGGGGCACGGTAGCTGCGCGAGGTGCTGGCTTTGAGAGTAAGCTGCTGCCGGGTGGTCTGCCACACCTGCCATTCGGTGCCTAGTGTAGGCGTAAGTGGGACTGTGCGGCCCGGTAATACGGCTTGGCGCAGGTTGGCCGAGATACGTAAACCAGGGCGCGGGTCGTAGCGAAATAAGGCATAGCCAGCAAAGCGGTTTTCGGTTACTTCGCGGCGGTACAATTGCGGCTCCACAGCAAAATGCTGCGCTTCTACCCCGGCCCGCAGGCTGGCTCGGGTGCCAAAATTCACGGTGTGGTCGGCCTGAGCCTGGGTGGTGTGCACCGTAGAGTTGCTGCTCGTAGCGTCGTTACGGAAGTTGAGCACGTCTTCAAACCACGCTACTTTCACACCTGTCTCATGGCGGCTAGCCACGTGCCGGTAGCCGGCGAGTAGCCGCCGACTCTGGTCCCATTGCTGGGCGTGTGTATTGGCCGAGCCGATAGATGGCTGAATCTGGCGGTCGGCATCCGTGAGCCACGCCGAGGCCTGCACTTCGCCACGTTGGCCTACCCGCAGCACAATATCCTGCGCGAGGCTCCATTGGCGCAAAGCTGCGTTTTCCTGGCGGCGGCGCACTAGGCCGGTTATTTCGCGGGTAGAGTAGGGGAAATCATTGTCAGCAGTGCGGTACGAGGCCGCGGTGCGCACGGCAATGCGCTGGTTGCTGAAGCTGCCTTCCACACTACCCGCTTGCAAGCCGTAGCTGCCAGCATCGGCCTGGACCGTGCCTCGCAACCCTGCGCCCCATACGACCCCCGATGACAACAGCACCGTGCCACCCACTGCGCCCGTGCCATACGTAGCACCGGCCGGGCCGTGCTGCACTTCGGCGCGAGTATTTGCGCTCAGGGGTAATAGTGAAAAGTCCGTTTGCCCAAGTGTAGGCAGCATCACATTGAAGCCGTTCCAGAGCACCGCTGTATGTTGCGCCGCCGTGCCCCGAATAGAAATAGAAGCCAGCTGTCCTGGCCCGTATTCTTTCAGATACAGCGGCGTTCGGGAAGCCAATGCTTCTGCCAGCGTGCTGCCGGTCGGCAATACGGCGCCGGAATCCAGTACCGCTGTGACGCGGCTGCCCACTGCAAACCGGCTGGGGCGCACGCCCTGTACCCGCACTGCTGGCAGGCGCTGGACAGAATCGGTAAGAGGGGAGGAAGTTGGCTGCGCGAAGGCTACACCGGCAAACAGCAGAAGGCCTGCCAGCAGCAGCGCGCTTCGGTAAGGCTGGCACAACCAAGCCAGGCAGTGATGCCAGATACAGGACGCAAACACTCGAACCAAAATTTCCGAACCAGGAAAATTCAGTTCAAAACTTCAGGCAAGGAATTCCAAAGCCGGAACGCCACCCCAAAGCCGAGGCCGAAAACAGAAAATCAGGCTGCTACTAGAGCGGCCACTGCATTCATTCTCCGCCCTTCCACCGAAGGCGCTGAACATAGGAATTGCAAAGGCAGGTCTCCTGGCTTGCTTCGGGTACGCCGCCTTCCCATTTCTCGGGCCCGCACCAAGTGCAAGCTTTCTTCGAAACAGTGGCAGCTGAGGCGTACCAACTCATGAAGCGTACAGTTGCGGGGACAGCTCCGGAATTGAACCGGATTCCCTTTTCAGCCTCGCCCCGCAATTGGGGTCCGGCCACCTCTACAGCCGCGAAGGTAAGGCAATAAATTGGGAGAAATCAAAAAGCTGATGCGCGTAATGGCCAGTACTGACTTCCTACCGTACTGCCGTTGTTGTATTCTGCCTTCTTTATTCCCGTTTTTGCTTTGACCAAAATCCTGCCTCTCGAGTTTTACCAGCGCCCCGACCCTGTACAGATAGCACAGGACCTAGTAGGCAAGCACCTGTACACAAGAATTGATGGCGTGCTGACTGGTGGCCGTATTGTGGAGACGGAAGCATATGCTCACGTTAACGATTTGGCCTGCCACTCGCACTTGGGGCGCTATACTGCCCGCACCAAGGTGATGTATGAGCCCGGCGGCATAGCCTACGTGTACCTCATTTATGGCCGCTATGCCCTGTTCAATATCATCACCAACGAAGCTGGCAAAGCCGATGCCGTCCTAATTCGGGGGCTGGAACCACTAGAGGGAATCCCGGAAATGCTGTTGCGGCGCGGGTTGCCGGGCGTGCAGCGTAACCTCACGGCCGGTCCCGGCCTGCTGACCCAAGCGCTGGGCATTAGCACCAAGCACTACGGCACCGACCTTACCGGCGGCACTATCTGGCTGGAAGACGATCAGGAAGTAGTGCCCTCTGATCAAATTGTGGCCAGTCCGCGGGTTGGCATCGACTATGCCGGTAGTGATGCGGCGCTGCCTTGGCGGTTTCGGCTGGCAGGTAGTAAGTGGGTGAGCCCGGCGAAATAGAGGTTGTAGATCAGGAAGTCGGCTACTCAGATAAGGTACAGCGCCTCCTGCCGGCTCGCTGCTTTACAGCTTCTCGCACACCAGCACCATCAGCTTGCCCTCCAGATTGGTGGTGGCAAAAAGATAGATTTCACCTCCCTCACGAATGCCTGTGCGGTGCCGAAACTCCGCTACAGTATCCGGGAAGTTGCGGGTCGTCACGTGGGCACGGCCATCAGTACCTAAGTGCGCTTTGAGTGCCACACCATCATACTTTTCCACGGCTCGAATGCGGAATATGCGCCCCGGGAAGTCTGTGCGCAGTACGTCGGACGTGTAGAGGTGGCTGTGCTGGTGCAGCTTCAGCAGCTCAAACGCCGTTCCGACACTGCGAAAACCGCCCGCCTTCAGCACCGCCACATTGGGCTCGTAGAGGTACTGCTGCGGCTCGGCGTAGCGCGGTATAGCGCGGGCTTCACGGGCCCGGTTCATTCGGAATTCCTGCTGCGTACCGTCGCGGCGCAGGTTCACAGTGTAGCGCTCCGGGTCTACGGCTGGCTCAGGGCCCAGCTCATACAGTACTTCCTTGCACTCATTGTCCACGGCTACCACCCAAAGCCGCCGCACCTGCCGCAACTCCAAGATGGCCTGCTCTATATCGAGCATGGGGGAGGTTTTGAGCAATACCCGACGGCCCTTGTGCAGCAGCAGCGGCATCAGGCGCAGTACATCCGGCTCACAGTCCTGTAGCCGAAAAATCTTGCGTGCTGCCGTGTCGCGTCGGGCTGGGTCGAGGTAAATCCAGTCGAAGGTATCGGGCGTACTGCGCAAGAAGTTCACCGCGTCTACGGCATGGTACTGCACATTCCGGACACCCAAGTGGGTCAGGTTAAAGCGAACCACTTCCGCTAAAGCGGCATTGCGCTCCACGTAATGCACTTCTGCCACCTGCTCGGCGAAACACGACACATCTACCCCAAAGCCACCGGTAAGATCTACCAGCCGCTGCCCGCTCACCAACGACGCTTTGAAGGCAGCCGTGCGGGCCGAGGAAGCTTGCTCTACGGAGAGGGCCGGCGGAAAAATCAGGTCAGGATTGTCGGCCCAGGCCGGAACCTTGGGGCGGGCTTTTTGGCGGGCCTGAATCTGGCGAACCAGATCAGGGATAGGCAAACCCGGATAGCGCCGGGCCTGCAATGCTAATTGAGCGGGGTCGTCGTGCAGGTGTTCAGCAACATACTGCCGGGACGCCGCGGGAAGCGGAAATTCCATGAACTACTCGTACGAACAAACAAACAGGCGGTTCGCCTGAACTATGACTTAGCGTAGCTGCCAGCGCAATGCTAGTTGTGGCTGCCCGGTCGGAGCTACTGCCAATCCCACGCCTGAGGGCATCAGGCGCTGCAGCACACCGGTGTCATGCGCCGAAGATAGGCCAGCATTGTGTGCATCTACAGCCCGCTGGAAATGCTCGTTGGTGTGGCGCGTTATAAGAATGTTCGACAGCAGGCTGGCCGCGGCAATACCCACCGTCACTTTCTGCGGATTGCTGAAGTAATGCTGCTCACCACTTCCGCTAAATGTTTGGGCGCCATACACCGCAATAGAACCCACAAACGTCAGCCGCTCAGCCAGAAATATCCATTTCTGCCGACGGTAGCGGTTCAGGTTGCGCAACGCTTCCTGGTTGTCAGCCAAGTACGGCCGCAGTTTCTGGCCGAAATAGCCCGCGTTCTGGTAGTCAGAATCCGCCGGATTTGCCTTCGGTGAGAAATAAAAGTTCTTCTGAACCCCGTTCAGGCTTCGCTCCTTGTCTTCGGGGCTTAGCTGAATAGGAGTGCCTGTTTGCCCCATGGCGCTACCCGCCAACAGACTTAGCAACACAACCAAAGAAGGGCGGAATACCCGCGCCAGGGGCAAAGCAGAATGATACATAAAAGCAAATATAGTGAACTGCTACCAACCGGAATCATGCTGTTTAGCAGAAGATTCCGGAAGCCAACCCAACAAAAGTCGAGAGCGTTACGTTCTGTCGGCAGTCATTCAATCAACCGAACCTATGAAAACCCTCGTCCCTACCTTCCGACACTTGTTGCTGGCGGCTGCGCTGCCAGCTGCCTTTGCCTTCTCAGCCTGCGGCGATGATGACCCGGACCCAGTTCCGGTTGTAGATCAGGGCAAGGTGCTGATATCACACGCTGCCGCTTCGGCCAACACGCAAGTGAAAGCGCTGATTAATGATACGGAAGTTGGCCAGTTGAATTATGGCCAAAGCAGCGGCTATCTGAACGTGAATGCTGGAACGCCAACGCTGAAAATCAACAACAGCGCCAACCAAACGGCCGCTTCCCAGACCATTACTATTGCCAAAAACCTGAATTATTCGGCGTTTGCTTATGCCCCCACTGCTTCCACAGTAGGGCTGCTGCAGGTTACCGATGACTTGACCGCTCCGGCTTCTGGCCAAGCCAAAGTGCGCGTAGTGCATCTGGCACAGGGTGCTCCTGCTACAGTAAAACTCTCCCAACAAACCATAACTGGTCCTGTAGACATTCCAAGCGTGACGGCTACGTTCCCAGCATCGGCCACGGCCACCACGTGGGCATCCAGCTTCGTGTCGGTGCCGACTGGTACTTACAACTTGTTGGTTACTAGCGGCTCACCTTCGGTAACAGTGGTTGCTGTCGGCGACGGCACCGGCACAGGCGTGAATGGTACGGCTACGGCTACAGCTACCAAAAACTACGAATCCGGCAAGATTTACACGGTGCTTGTACGCGGTATTGTCGGTAGCATCGATCCGGCCCTGCAGCCCCGAGCTGTCGTTATTCAGCATAACTAGTTCTGGTTTCTCTTGTAATTGCTACAACCGGCTGCTCCTGTGGGGCAGCCGGTTTTGTTGTATAGCCGAACTAACATTTTGGATACCTTTGTAGTTGATTCAAAAAAAATCCAGCATCATGGTTGAGACCAAGACCACGGCCTACGTTCCGTATAAAGTAAAAGACATGAGCCTCGCTGAGTGGGGCCGCAAAGAAATTCGTCTGGCGGAGGCTGAAATGCCTGGCCTGATGGCGCTACGCAGCGAGTATGGTAACAGCAAGCCGCTGAAAGGTGCCCGCATTGCTGGCTGCCTGCACATGACCATCCAGACGGCTGTGCTCATCGAGACGCTGCAGGCGTTAGGGGCTGAGGTTACGTGGTCGTCGTGCAACATTTTCTCCACCCAGGACCATGCTGCTGCTGCCATTGCGGCCGCTGGCACACCTGTTTATGCTTGGAAGGAAATGACGGAGTCGGAGTTCGACTGGTGCATCGAGCAGACGCTGTTCTTTGGAGAGGACCGCAAGCCGCTGAACATGATCCTGGACGATGGCGGCGACCTGACCAACATGGTGCTGGACCGTTACCCCGAGCTGGCAGCCGACATCAAAGGCATTTCGGAAGAAACGACCACTGGCGTACTGCGCCTGTTGGAGCGCGCCAAAGCCGGCACGCTGCCTATGCCTGCCTTCAACGTAAACGACTCGGTTACGAAGTCGAAGTTTGACAACAAATACGGCTGCAAAGAGTCGGCAGTAGATGCTATCCGTCGTGCTACCGACGTGATGATGGCCGGTAAAGTTGCTGTTGTAGCTGGCTACGGCGACGTAGGAAAAGGTACGGCTGCTTCGCTGAGCGGTGCCGGTGCCCGCGTTATCGTTACCGAAATCGACCCAATCTGCGCGCTGCAGGCTGCTATGGACGGTTTCGAAGTGAAGAAGATGGAAAACGCCATTCCGCGCGCCGACATCGTCATCACTACCACCGGCAACTGTGACATCATTCGCGAAGAGCATTTCCGCGCCCTGCGCGACAAAGCCATTGTCTGCAACATCGGCCACTTCGACGATGAAATTGACATGGCGTGGCTCAACAAAAACTATGGCCACACTAAAGACACCGTGAAGCCGCAGGTAGATATCTACACCATTGAGGGCAAAGAGGTGATTATCCTCGCCGAAGGCCGTCTCGTGAACTTGGGCTGCGCCACCGGCCACCCCTCATTCGTGATGTCGAACTCGTTCACGAACCAGACGCTGGCCCAGCTTGAGCTGTGGCAGAATGCCGCTGCTTACGAAAACAAAGTTTACACGCTGCCCAAGCACCTCGACGAGAAAGTAGCCCGCCTGCACCTCGCCAAGATTGGGGTGGAGCTAGACGAGTTAACGCCCAAGCAGGCTGACTATATCAAAGTGCCGGTAGAAGGCCCGTTCAAGTCGGACCTGTACCGTTACTAAGCCACACTTTCAGACCAATTCGTTAGATTGTCTGAATAGCAATAAAAAAGGGCTGCCAGCAATGGCAGCCCTTTTTTATTGCTATTACATGTCTATTCTGCTGGTACTGCCACACCCAGGCGGGCACGCACCGCAGGAGCTACTACCTGCCCGAACAACTCAGTGGAGCGTAGCACCGCTTCATGCGGCATACCCTCCAGCATCAGTTGACCGATGAAGCGCGTATTCTGGAAAAGCCCATGCAGGTACACCAGCTTATCGGTGATTTCCTGCGGAGTTCCTACAAACAGCGGCCCTTGCGGACCACGCAGGTAATCGAACTGTTGCCGTGTCATTGGTGGCCAGCCCCGCTCGCGGCCAATACGGTTCATCACCGAGGAATAGGCTGGAAAGAACTCGTCGGCGGCCTGCCGGGAGTTTTCAGCAATATGAAAATGGC
This genomic window contains:
- a CDS encoding TonB-dependent receptor plug domain-containing protein, which encodes MCQPYRSALLLAGLLLFAGVAFAQPTSSPLTDSVQRLPAVRVQGVRPSRFAVGSRVTAVLDSGAVLPTGSTLAEALASRTPLYLKEYGPGQLASISIRGTAAQHTAVLWNGFNVMLPTLGQTDFSLLPLSANTRAEVQHGPAGATYGTGAVGGTVLLSSGVVWGAGLRGTVQADAGSYGLQAGSVEGSFSNQRIAVRTAASYRTADNDFPYSTREITGLVRRRQENAALRQWSLAQDIVLRVGQRGEVQASAWLTDADRQIQPSIGSANTHAQQWDQSRRLLAGYRHVASRHETGVKVAWFEDVLNFRNDATSSNSTVHTTQAQADHTVNFGTRASLRAGVEAQHFAVEPQLYRREVTENRFAGYALFRYDPRPGLRISANLRQAVLPGRTVPLTPTLGTEWQVWQTTRQQLTLKASTSRSYRAPTLNERFWPQGGDPNLLPESGYGYELGLQHSYATTPQLALTSELTTYRQLVDNWVEWTSDPRTGYTTPRNLRQVRAQGIEASSQVKWQLGRYRLSTRASYALTQSEKTKGDAADQLAPGKQLAYVPLHSAALTTDQNWRNWQLSSTLRYTGSRSIYSGNGQQLPAYLLLNATMGYTLKLSSSLGLLIAAQGFNLTNRNYQVYEARAMPPRWGSLSLRLMWR
- a CDS encoding class I SAM-dependent methyltransferase, which translates into the protein MEFPLPAASRQYVAEHLHDDPAQLALQARRYPGLPIPDLVRQIQARQKARPKVPAWADNPDLIFPPALSVEQASSARTAAFKASLVSGQRLVDLTGGFGVDVSCFAEQVAEVHYVERNAALAEVVRFNLTHLGVRNVQYHAVDAVNFLRSTPDTFDWIYLDPARRDTAARKIFRLQDCEPDVLRLMPLLLHKGRRVLLKTSPMLDIEQAILELRQVRRLWVVAVDNECKEVLYELGPEPAVDPERYTVNLRRDGTQQEFRMNRAREARAIPRYAEPQQYLYEPNVAVLKAGGFRSVGTAFELLKLHQHSHLYTSDVLRTDFPGRIFRIRAVEKYDGVALKAHLGTDGRAHVTTRNFPDTVAEFRHRTGIREGGEIYLFATTNLEGKLMVLVCEKL
- a CDS encoding DNA-3-methyladenine glycosylase, which translates into the protein MTKILPLEFYQRPDPVQIAQDLVGKHLYTRIDGVLTGGRIVETEAYAHVNDLACHSHLGRYTARTKVMYEPGGIAYVYLIYGRYALFNIITNEAGKADAVLIRGLEPLEGIPEMLLRRGLPGVQRNLTAGPGLLTQALGISTKHYGTDLTGGTIWLEDDQEVVPSDQIVASPRVGIDYAGSDAALPWRFRLAGSKWVSPAK
- the ahcY gene encoding adenosylhomocysteinase, with amino-acid sequence MVETKTTAYVPYKVKDMSLAEWGRKEIRLAEAEMPGLMALRSEYGNSKPLKGARIAGCLHMTIQTAVLIETLQALGAEVTWSSCNIFSTQDHAAAAIAAAGTPVYAWKEMTESEFDWCIEQTLFFGEDRKPLNMILDDGGDLTNMVLDRYPELAADIKGISEETTTGVLRLLERAKAGTLPMPAFNVNDSVTKSKFDNKYGCKESAVDAIRRATDVMMAGKVAVVAGYGDVGKGTAASLSGAGARVIVTEIDPICALQAAMDGFEVKKMENAIPRADIVITTTGNCDIIREEHFRALRDKAIVCNIGHFDDEIDMAWLNKNYGHTKDTVKPQVDIYTIEGKEVIILAEGRLVNLGCATGHPSFVMSNSFTNQTLAQLELWQNAAAYENKVYTLPKHLDEKVARLHLAKIGVELDELTPKQADYIKVPVEGPFKSDLYRY
- a CDS encoding DUF4397 domain-containing protein; translated protein: MKTLVPTFRHLLLAAALPAAFAFSACGDDDPDPVPVVDQGKVLISHAAASANTQVKALINDTEVGQLNYGQSSGYLNVNAGTPTLKINNSANQTAASQTITIAKNLNYSAFAYAPTASTVGLLQVTDDLTAPASGQAKVRVVHLAQGAPATVKLSQQTITGPVDIPSVTATFPASATATTWASSFVSVPTGTYNLLVTSGSPSVTVVAVGDGTGTGVNGTATATATKNYESGKIYTVLVRGIVGSIDPALQPRAVVIQHN